A single region of the Lotus japonicus ecotype B-129 chromosome 4, LjGifu_v1.2 genome encodes:
- the LOC130716292 gene encoding uncharacterized protein At4g28440-like, whose protein sequence is MASTTKQEGTGGGGGSTGGDKPAKRKPVFTKVDQLKPGTNGHTLVAKVLSSDTVLQKGRPSSSQNLRPTLIAESLIGDETGAIIFTARNEQVELMKPGNTVILRNAKIDMFKGSMRLAVDKWGRIEVTEPAKFEVKEDNNLSLVEYELVNVVEE, encoded by the exons ATGGCTTCAACGACTAAGCAAGAAGGCactggtggcggtggcggtagCACCGGCGGCGACAAACCGGCGAAGAGAAAGCCCGTTTTCACCAAGGTGGATCAGCTGAAACCTGGAACCAACGGTCACACCCTGGTGGCTAAGGTGTTGTCTTCTGACACCGTTTTGCAGAAGGGACGACCCTCTTCTTCTCAGAACCTTCGCCCCACTCTCATCGCTGAGTCTCTCATCGGCGATGAAACCGGCGCCATCATTTTCACCGCTCGCAACGAACAAG TTGAGTTGATGAAGCCTGGGAACACAGTGATTCTTCGTAATGCAAAGATTGACATGTTTAAGGGATCGATGAGGTTGGCTGTTGACAAATGGGGCCGCATTGAGGTTACTGAACCTGCAAAATTCGAAGTTAAAGAGGATAACAACCTGTCTCTGGTCGAATATGAATTGGTTAACGTGGTTGAGGAATGA
- the LOC130716293 gene encoding protein DEHYDRATION-INDUCED 19-like yields MDSDFWTSRLAAAKRQYTLQHHHPSSHLDRLGVDDFDVEEEVRPDFPCPYCYEDFDIASLCSHLEDEHSCESRVTICPICSVKVARDMLSHITLQHGHLFKIQRRRRLRRVAIPNSQTLSLLGRDLREAHLQVLLGGSGAGHRSYRDTVSNAATDPFLSSFMLNFPACEAEEISKSVVSSAEDSAAKSTAPAHIWKSSFDPSLSIEEREKRIRQAAGRSGFVQDLFLSTLFND; encoded by the exons ATGGATTCTGACTTCTGGACCTCGCGTCTTGCCGCCGCCAAACGCCAATATACTCTCCAGCATCACCATCCAAGCTCCCATTTAG ATCGGTTGGGAGTCGATGATTTTGATGTGGAAGAAGAGGTGCGACCAGATTTCCCTTGCCCGTATTGTTATGAAGACTTTGACATCGCTTCCTTGTGTTCTCATCTTGAAGATGAACATTCCTGTGAATCAAGAGTCACG ATTTGTCCTATATGCTCAGTTAAAGTTGCACGGGACATGTTGAGTCACATAACGCTGCAACATGGGCACTTGTTTAAG ATACAGAGAAGGCGCAGGTTAAGAAGAGTTGCTATTCCAAACAGTCAGACATTGTCTCTTTTAGGTCGAGATCTTCGCGAGGCTCATTTGCAGGTGCTTCTTGGTGGTAGTGGTGCAGGACATCGGTCATACAGAGACACAGTGTCCAATGCAGCTACTGATCCATTCCTATCCTCTTTTATGTTGAATTTCCCTGCTTGTGAAGCAGAAGAGATTTCTAAATCTGTGGTATCGAGTGCTGAAGATTCTGCTGCAAAGAGTACAGCACCTGCACATATTTGGAAATCAAg TTTTGATCCCTCCTTGAGTATTGAAGAGCGAGAGAAAAGGATAAGACAAGCTGCTGGGAGATCTGGTTTTGTGCAGGATTTGTTTCTTTCAACTTTGTTCAACGACTAA
- the LOC130714424 gene encoding cytochrome P450 CYP82D47-like, with amino-acid sequence MALDILLSWSTTQPFTIPATLLFFFFLLFWSLKKRSHTNTPPPEASGAWPLIGHLPLLGGSQPPHITLGNIADKYGPIFTLRLGVHRTLVVSNWEMAKECFTVNDKAFATRPKTLANEIVAKNFFGFVPYGSYWRDVKKIATVEVLSAKRTEMLKHVMESEVKAAMKDSYDSWEKMKESGTEKVVVTEMEKWFADITLNVVFRTVLGKRLVERMGSDGNEEENKKIRGIVREFFRLMGLFTVSDALPYLRWLDLDGEENKMKKTSKELDDFATVWLEQHKQKRKNNGSGEWKKGEYDFMDVFLSIVDDEGFHGHDGDSIIKATCLQLIVAGTDTTTSTLTWALSLLLNNREALKKATHELDTQMGGRTKIMESDFEKLVYLQAIIKETLRLYPVAPLNVTHMSMEDCVVGGYHVPAGTSLVTNISKIQRDPSIYSDPMEFRPERYLTTHKDLDMKGKNFELIPFGAGRRICPGISYALQLIQMTLATLLHGFDIVTVDGGPVDMVEVSGLTNSKASPLKVILTPRQSTQVYTQN; translated from the exons ATGGCTTTGGATATTCTCCTCTCATGGTCAACAACCCAGCCATTTACAATCCCAGCCACattgttgtttttctttttccttcttttctggTCACTCAAGAAAAGAAGTCATACTAACACACCGCCACCGGAAGCTAGCGGTGCATGGCCTCTGATCGGCCACCTCCCCCTCTTAGGTGGCTCCCAACCACCTCACATCACGCTAGGTAACATAGCTGATAAATATGGACCCATCTTCACCTTGCGTTTAGGTGTTCACCGCACTCTTGTTGTGAGCAACTGGGAAATGGCCAAAGAGTGTTTCACTGTAAACGACAAAGCGTTTGCTACTCGTCCCAAAACTTTAGCCAATGAAATTGTGGCTAAAAACTTCTTTGGTTTCGTACCCTACGGTTCATATTGGCGTGACGTGAAAAAGATAGCCACAGTGGAGGTTCTTTCCGCCAAACGCACGGAGATGCTGAAGCATGTGATGGAATCGGAGGTGAAGGCAGCAATGAAAGATAGCTATGATTCTTGGGAAAAGATGAAGGAGAGTGGTACTGAAAAAGTGGTGGTTACTGAGATGGAGAAATGGTTTGCGGACATAACACTGAATGTGGTGTTCAGAACGGTGTTAGGAAAACGCTTAGTTGAAAGAATGGGTAGTGATGGGAATGAGGAAGAGAACAAAAAGATTCGGGGGATAGTTAGGGAATTCTTTCGTCTCATGGGGTTATTCACTGTTTCTGATGCTCTACCATATTTAAGATGGTTGGATTTGGATGGTGAGgagaataaaatgaaaaaaacatcTAAAGAATTAGATGACTTTGCTACGGTTTGGCTTGAGCAACacaaacaaaagagaaagaatAATGGTTCAGGGGAATGGAAAAAGGGTGAATATGACTTTATGGATGTGTTTCTATCCATCGTTGATGATGAAGGTTTCCATGGTCATGATGGTGATTCCATAATAAAAGCGACATGTCTG CAACTAATTGTGGCCGGCACTGACACTACGACGTCAACATTAACTTGGGCTCTCTCTTTACTTCTCAACAATCGTGAAGCCTTAAAGAAGGCAACACATGAGTTAGACACACAAATGGGAGGAAGAACTAAGATAATGGAATCAGACTTTGAGAAATTGGTGTATCTTCAAGCCATTATTAAGGAAACATTGCGCTTATACCCAGTCGCACCATTAAATGTGACTCACATGTCTATGGAAGATTGTGTTGTGGGTGGATACCATGTGCCCGCTGGCACATCTCTCGTGACTAACATTTCAAAAATTCAACGGGATCCTTCAATATATTCTGATCCAATGGAGTTTCGTCCAGAGAGATACCTCACAACCCATAAAGACCTTGATATGAAGGGAAAAAATTTTGAGCTCATTCCATTTGGTGCAGGCAGAAGAATATGTCCTGGAATCTCTTACGCTCTTCAACTGATTCAAATGACACTTGCTACATTATTGCATGGGTTTGATATAGTGACTGTTGATGGAGGACCAGTTGATATGGTTGAAGTGTCCGGGTTAACCAACAGCAAAGCTTCTCCACTCAAAGTCATTCTTACACCACGCCAATCTACCCAAGTTTACactcaaaattga